A genomic window from Ischnura elegans chromosome 10, ioIscEleg1.1, whole genome shotgun sequence includes:
- the LOC124166972 gene encoding vacuolar protein sorting-associated protein 26C isoform X1, with the protein MSINLDIKLKKANKVYHEGENIGGVVVISSPSDIKHDGISLTMEGTVNLQLSGKNVGIFDAFYNSAKPIQLVHCSIEVAAPGKIPSGKTEIPFEFPLKPRGQRTLYETYHGVFVNIQYLLRCEMKRSFLAKDLCKVAEFIVEYKENSGEKAIPHPVSFTMSPESLQNVRDREKARVPRFCITGKVDSTVCCVTKPFTGMLVVEQCEVPIKSVELQLVRVETCGCAEGYARDATEIQNIQIGEGDVACGVAIPIYMVFPRLFTCPTLTTSNFKVEFEVNVVILFQDDHLVTENFPIVLTRH; encoded by the exons ATGTCGATTAATcttgatataaaattgaaaaaagcgaACAAAGTGTATCATGAAGGG GAGAATATCGGTGGTGTCGTCGTAATTAGCTCTCCAAGTGATATTAAACATGATGGAATCTCTTTGACGATGGAAGGAACCGTAAACTTGCAACTAAGTGGGAAAAATGTCGGAATATTCGATGCTTTTTACAACTCGGCCAAA CCCATTCAGCTCGTCCATTGCTCCATTGAAGTTGCAGCCCCAGGAAAAATTCCATCTGGTAAAACAGAAATACCATTTGAGTTTCCCCTGAAACCGAGAGGTCAAAGAACGCTTTATGAGACTTACCACGGCGTGTTCGTCAATATCCAGTACCTTTTGAGGTGTGAGATGAAAAGAAGTTTCCTTGCTAAAGATCTGTGTAAAGTTGCTGAGTTTATTGTCGAGTATAAG GAGAACTCTGGGGAAAAGGCAATCCCACACCCAGTGTCCTTCACCATGAGTCCAGAATCTTTGCAAAATGTTCGTGATCGGGAGAAGGCACGTGTTCCTAGATTTTGCATCACTGGGAAAGTGGATTCGACTGTCTGCTGTGTGACCAAGCCATTCACAGGAATG CTTGTGGTTGAGCAATGTGAAGTGCCCATAAAGTCAGTGGAGCTGCAGCTGGTTCGAGTGGAGACGTGTGGGTGTGCTGAAGGATATGCGAGGGATG CCACTGAGATCCAGAATATTCAAATAGGGGAAGGTGATGTAGCTTGTGGAGTAGCCATTCCAATATACATGGTATTTCCTCGTCTTTTTACCTGCCCAACATTAACAACCAGTAATTTTAAAGTTG AATTTGAGGTAAATGTTGTCATCCTCTTTCAAGATGACCATCTTGTgactgaaaattttccaattgTGTTGACTCGACACTAA
- the LOC124166973 gene encoding uncharacterized protein LOC124166973: MQTSGSEILQIFPDNFRSKFFGSKKGNAEVTRRNGPQRDYRGKGSRRKGSGVSKASLLRKPPNSPQNLPFQPPAVTPALRVLVKAASPLTPLLVPQVRSHRPRGHFHPQKGRGGRKKEDSGGCFLQRRWRNFFLWTKKATIPPSGKQSGDPRRMKKKVGWVIPQDMLLLPLLAL; this comes from the exons ATG CAAACAAGTGGAagcgaaattttacaaatatttcctgATAACTTCCGATCCAAGTTCTTTGGCAGTAAG AAAGGAAACGCGGAGGTAACACGGAGGAATGGACCGCAAAGGGACTACCGGGGAAAGGGGTCCCGAAGAAAGGGAAGCGGGGTGTCAAAAGCCAGTCTATTGAGAAAACCACCCAACTCCCCTCAAAACCTCCCCTTCCAACCTCCAGCAGTAACCCCAGCCCTTCGAGTTCTGGTGAAAGCCGCCAGCCCCCTGACACCCCTTCTCGTCCCCCAAGTCCGCAGCCATCGGCCTCGCGGTCATTTCCACCCCCAAAAAGGAAGAGGAGGGAGGAAGAAAGAAGATTCGGGAGGGTGCTTTCTGCAGAGGAGATGGCGGAACTTCTTTCTATGGACGAAGAAAGCGACGATTCCTCCTTCGGGGAAACAGAGTGGGGATCCtcggaggatgaagaagaaggtAGGGTGGGTGATCCCTCAAGATAtgcttctccttcctctcctggCCCTCTAG
- the LOC124166972 gene encoding vacuolar protein sorting-associated protein 26C isoform X2: MSINLDIKLKKANKVYHEGENIGGVVVISSPSDIKHDGISLTMEGTVNLQLSGKNVGIFDAFYNSAKPIQLVHCSIEVAAPGKIPSGKTEIPFEFPLKPRGQRTLYETYHGVFVNIQYLLRCEMKRSFLAKDLCKVAEFIVEYKNSGEKAIPHPVSFTMSPESLQNVRDREKARVPRFCITGKVDSTVCCVTKPFTGMLVVEQCEVPIKSVELQLVRVETCGCAEGYARDATEIQNIQIGEGDVACGVAIPIYMVFPRLFTCPTLTTSNFKVEFEVNVVILFQDDHLVTENFPIVLTRH; the protein is encoded by the exons ATGTCGATTAATcttgatataaaattgaaaaaagcgaACAAAGTGTATCATGAAGGG GAGAATATCGGTGGTGTCGTCGTAATTAGCTCTCCAAGTGATATTAAACATGATGGAATCTCTTTGACGATGGAAGGAACCGTAAACTTGCAACTAAGTGGGAAAAATGTCGGAATATTCGATGCTTTTTACAACTCGGCCAAA CCCATTCAGCTCGTCCATTGCTCCATTGAAGTTGCAGCCCCAGGAAAAATTCCATCTGGTAAAACAGAAATACCATTTGAGTTTCCCCTGAAACCGAGAGGTCAAAGAACGCTTTATGAGACTTACCACGGCGTGTTCGTCAATATCCAGTACCTTTTGAGGTGTGAGATGAAAAGAAGTTTCCTTGCTAAAGATCTGTGTAAAGTTGCTGAGTTTATTGTCGAGTATAAG AACTCTGGGGAAAAGGCAATCCCACACCCAGTGTCCTTCACCATGAGTCCAGAATCTTTGCAAAATGTTCGTGATCGGGAGAAGGCACGTGTTCCTAGATTTTGCATCACTGGGAAAGTGGATTCGACTGTCTGCTGTGTGACCAAGCCATTCACAGGAATG CTTGTGGTTGAGCAATGTGAAGTGCCCATAAAGTCAGTGGAGCTGCAGCTGGTTCGAGTGGAGACGTGTGGGTGTGCTGAAGGATATGCGAGGGATG CCACTGAGATCCAGAATATTCAAATAGGGGAAGGTGATGTAGCTTGTGGAGTAGCCATTCCAATATACATGGTATTTCCTCGTCTTTTTACCTGCCCAACATTAACAACCAGTAATTTTAAAGTTG AATTTGAGGTAAATGTTGTCATCCTCTTTCAAGATGACCATCTTGTgactgaaaattttccaattgTGTTGACTCGACACTAA